In one Sphingomonas hankookensis genomic region, the following are encoded:
- a CDS encoding glycoside hydrolase family 1 protein, which translates to MPVATRSFPVDFLWGSATAGHQVEGNNRNSDCWALEHARPSLFAEPSGDAVDQWNRFDDDMALLAAIGLKAYRFGIEWARIEPEEGVFARPALDHYQRCIDACHRRGITPVVTFHHFTVPLWLARAGGMTSDRFPALFARYCDRVTRHLRGLVVVCTINELNVPLVIRHVAQVLLAGEAGAERQRAAEAALGGPMRGNFLFTPPEALLGKGLAAHAAGRDAIKSVMPEVQVGITLALQDEQAEPGAEHIRDARLATMVDPFLDRVAGDDFIGVQTYTRITSRADGTHGPRAGEPVTIMGYEDRPDALAAVCRYVWQRTNTPIIVTESGYAGIDDARRAAFVKEALGALHGAMADGVDVRGYFYWSLLDNFEWLSGYGPKFGLIGVDRATQRRQIKPSALAYGAIARAGGIDTGSTGSARLVAPGIASRAKLT; encoded by the coding sequence GTGCCGGTCGCGACACGATCCTTTCCGGTCGATTTCCTGTGGGGTTCGGCAACCGCCGGCCATCAGGTCGAAGGCAACAACCGGAACAGCGATTGCTGGGCGCTGGAACACGCCCGGCCGTCGCTGTTCGCGGAACCCTCCGGCGATGCGGTCGACCAGTGGAACCGCTTCGACGACGACATGGCCCTCCTCGCCGCGATCGGTCTGAAGGCCTATCGCTTCGGGATCGAATGGGCGCGGATCGAGCCGGAGGAGGGGGTGTTCGCCCGCCCGGCGCTCGATCATTATCAGCGCTGCATCGATGCGTGTCACCGCCGTGGCATCACGCCGGTCGTGACCTTCCATCATTTCACGGTCCCGCTCTGGCTGGCACGCGCCGGCGGCATGACCAGCGATCGTTTTCCGGCGCTGTTCGCGCGCTATTGCGACCGGGTGACCCGGCACCTGCGCGGACTGGTCGTCGTATGCACCATCAACGAGCTGAACGTTCCGCTGGTCATCCGCCATGTGGCGCAGGTGCTGCTGGCGGGCGAGGCCGGCGCGGAACGACAGCGCGCGGCGGAGGCGGCGCTGGGCGGACCGATGAGGGGCAATTTCCTGTTCACGCCGCCTGAGGCATTGCTCGGCAAAGGCCTCGCCGCGCATGCGGCGGGTCGCGACGCGATTAAGTCGGTCATGCCGGAGGTGCAGGTCGGCATTACCCTGGCGCTGCAGGACGAACAGGCGGAGCCCGGCGCGGAACACATCCGCGACGCACGACTTGCCACGATGGTCGATCCGTTTCTCGACCGGGTTGCGGGAGACGACTTCATCGGCGTGCAGACCTATACCCGCATCACGTCCCGCGCGGACGGCACCCATGGCCCGCGCGCCGGTGAACCGGTGACGATCATGGGCTATGAGGACCGACCCGATGCGCTGGCGGCCGTCTGCCGCTATGTCTGGCAGCGGACGAATACCCCGATCATCGTCACCGAGAGCGGCTATGCGGGCATCGACGACGCACGGCGGGCGGCGTTCGTGAAGGAAGCGCTCGGCGCGTTGCACGGCGCGATGGCGGACGGGGTCGACGTGCGCGGCTATTTCTATTGGTCGCTGCTCGACAATTTCGAATGGTTGTCGGGCTATGGACCGAAGTTCGGGCTCATCGGCGTCGACCGTGCCACCCAGAGGCGGCAGATCAAGCCGTCCGCCCTGGCCTATGGCGCGATCGCGCGGGCAGGCGGGATCGATACGGGATCGACCGGGTCAGCTAGACTTGTCGCTCCCGGTATCGCTTCCCGTGCAAAGCTGACCTAG
- a CDS encoding acyl-CoA synthetase: MLQNSYRLIAASADRFAGRTALRFIASPEGDEVAAWTYAELVGRITAFANGLHLLGVDRTSVVAFALPNLSETHVALWGAEAVGIALPLNPALGVATLAAILREAGASVLVTQASAITLSPSELEAVLSAVPSLSHLILVDSPASAVCAGTVAVHDFDALCTASDRDRLRFADARSSDDSSWFCTGGTTGLPKIARRSHANELANVAQIATAVTGLLGEGDAMLSGLPMFHVNAAMVSGLLPFAIGGEVVLATAMGFRTPGLLAGFWPLVDRFGITSFSAVPTLLSALAQIPKPEGAAASLRFAICGAAPLSAAQHAVAERALGVPVLEGYGLTEGTCATSLNPADDRRPGSIGRVLPGQRARPMILDDDGRWVRDAAVGEVGALAISGDNVFIGYRSVAHDRGIWIDHPDGRRWLNTGDLARIDADGYLWLTGRAKDLIIRGGHNIDPAVIEEALSGHPAVLLAAAVGRPDAHAGEVPVAFVQLRPDAMVDEAALLAFAEAAIDERAARPKGVRILPALPLTAVGKIFKPELRRLAAEEAN; the protein is encoded by the coding sequence ATGCTCCAGAACAGCTACCGCCTGATCGCCGCATCGGCCGACCGCTTCGCCGGGCGGACCGCGCTCCGCTTCATTGCCTCGCCCGAGGGGGACGAGGTTGCAGCGTGGACCTACGCAGAGCTGGTGGGGCGCATTACCGCCTTCGCCAATGGTCTCCACCTGCTCGGCGTCGACCGGACCAGCGTGGTCGCCTTTGCCCTGCCCAACCTTTCCGAAACGCATGTCGCCCTGTGGGGAGCGGAGGCGGTCGGGATCGCCCTTCCGCTCAACCCCGCGCTGGGTGTCGCAACGCTGGCGGCCATCCTGCGTGAAGCGGGCGCAAGCGTGCTGGTCACGCAGGCGTCCGCCATCACCCTTTCGCCCAGCGAACTCGAGGCAGTCCTGTCGGCCGTGCCGTCGCTCAGCCACCTGATCCTGGTCGACAGTCCCGCGTCGGCGGTGTGCGCGGGGACGGTCGCCGTTCATGACTTCGATGCGCTTTGCACTGCATCGGACCGGGACCGGCTGCGGTTCGCAGACGCGCGGTCGAGCGACGATTCCTCGTGGTTCTGCACCGGCGGCACGACCGGCCTGCCCAAGATCGCCCGGCGCAGCCATGCCAACGAACTGGCCAATGTCGCGCAGATCGCGACCGCCGTTACCGGCCTGCTCGGCGAAGGCGATGCGATGCTGAGCGGCCTGCCGATGTTCCATGTCAATGCGGCGATGGTGTCGGGCCTGCTGCCCTTCGCGATCGGGGGCGAGGTGGTGTTGGCGACCGCGATGGGGTTTCGCACGCCAGGGCTGCTCGCCGGCTTCTGGCCGCTGGTCGATCGCTTCGGCATTACCAGCTTCAGTGCGGTGCCGACCCTGCTGTCGGCGCTGGCGCAGATTCCCAAGCCCGAGGGTGCCGCCGCATCGCTGCGCTTCGCGATCTGCGGCGCGGCACCGCTGTCGGCGGCGCAGCATGCCGTGGCGGAGCGTGCGCTCGGCGTGCCGGTCCTCGAAGGCTATGGCCTGACCGAGGGGACGTGCGCGACCAGCCTCAATCCGGCGGACGATCGCCGGCCGGGGTCGATCGGCCGCGTGCTGCCGGGACAGCGTGCCCGGCCGATGATCCTCGACGACGATGGCCGCTGGGTGCGCGATGCGGCGGTCGGCGAGGTCGGCGCGCTGGCGATATCGGGCGACAATGTGTTCATAGGCTACCGGTCGGTAGCGCATGACCGGGGGATATGGATCGACCATCCCGATGGTCGACGCTGGCTGAACACCGGCGATCTCGCACGGATCGATGCCGACGGCTATCTGTGGCTGACCGGCCGGGCCAAGGACCTGATCATCCGCGGCGGCCACAATATCGACCCGGCGGTGATCGAGGAGGCGCTGAGCGGCCATCCCGCCGTCCTGCTGGCCGCCGCCGTCGGTCGCCCCGATGCCCATGCCGGCGAGGTGCCGGTCGCCTTCGTCCAGCTTCGCCCCGATGCGATGGTCGACGAAGCGGCGCTGCTGGCCTTTGCCGAAGCGGCGATCGACGAACGCGCGGCCCGGCCGAAGGGGGTGCGGATCCTGCCGGCCCTGCCGCTGACCGCCGTCGGCAAGATCTTCAAACCGGAACTGCGGCGGTTGGCGGCGGAGGAAGCGAACTGA
- a CDS encoding TonB-dependent receptor, producing MRGWILLAGASLVAVSGAAQAQGQAASPSDPATALQDASDDSTGEIIVTAQRRSERLRDVPIAITVVDGASIRETGANQLADITQRAPSLNFTATPGVPNFAIRGVGTNSFDYGIESAVGIAVDDVNITLPRFVPLNSLADVERVEVLRGPQGLLFGKNTTAGLISITTARPELGKLGSSGRVQVGERDQVQSQAVVNLPLGQNAALRVVGGYQYQRPVTELVGPGRLDPVRRWFGTAKLLWEPTDRLSLYAIADYQKNSGIEAYSTIRKFGGNDPTPIPAVLRPLAPANFVRVQNAARGVVASPTNNRTAIGSNDVVRDERSFGAQFIASYDAGAVAITSVTAYRDLTARANNDVDQTPIPFFDTNIANSQSNQFSQELRFNNNDRGFVDYTAGLYYFRQHIEAQILQAGTFGVFPASTPVRLSPVNGQSNFDYDTKSYAAFAQLTFNLTPELRLIAGGRYTRDEIDSTTTVTRVAGVCNLVTFLLSGGRNCVGTLAAPITAARGVAGFSGRAGIEYAIGTANLYATYTRGYKGPAISSAAGVAFAVDPEKVDAYEVGVKADLLDRRLSLNIAGFINDFRDFQAQVFDPALNGGLGSFRTGNASTLKTRGVEAEATVRPARGFSLTGGVTYLDTEYGDYNVACYFGQTAAQGCSLPGPSFNAAGSPLVGASKWTTSLAASVDQPVGDALRLFANADWRYRSSFYYAINDPNTIQPGFSVVNATVGIGDVDGRARVSVFVRNLFDQRYAAAIFPGNFSAGQYVQSLPDNAFRRIGAAFEWRF from the coding sequence ATGAGGGGTTGGATTTTGCTGGCCGGCGCCAGTCTGGTCGCCGTTTCCGGTGCCGCGCAGGCCCAAGGGCAGGCGGCGTCGCCGTCCGATCCCGCAACCGCGCTGCAGGATGCGTCCGACGATAGCACGGGCGAGATCATCGTCACGGCGCAGCGCCGCAGCGAGCGTCTGCGCGACGTTCCGATCGCTATTACGGTCGTCGACGGCGCGTCGATCCGCGAAACCGGCGCGAACCAGCTGGCCGACATCACCCAGCGCGCGCCCAGTCTGAACTTTACCGCGACGCCCGGCGTGCCCAATTTCGCGATCCGCGGCGTCGGCACCAACTCGTTCGACTATGGCATTGAATCGGCGGTCGGCATTGCCGTGGACGACGTCAACATCACGCTCCCCCGCTTCGTGCCGCTCAATTCGCTGGCCGATGTCGAACGGGTGGAGGTGCTGCGCGGACCGCAGGGCCTGCTGTTCGGCAAGAACACCACCGCCGGCCTTATCTCGATCACGACCGCGCGTCCCGAACTCGGCAAGCTCGGGTCGAGCGGGCGGGTCCAGGTCGGCGAGCGCGATCAGGTGCAGTCGCAGGCGGTGGTCAATCTGCCGCTGGGGCAGAATGCCGCGCTGCGCGTCGTCGGTGGCTATCAATACCAGCGACCGGTGACGGAACTGGTTGGGCCGGGCCGGCTCGATCCCGTCCGCCGCTGGTTCGGCACGGCCAAGCTGCTCTGGGAACCGACCGACCGGTTGAGCCTGTACGCGATCGCCGATTACCAGAAGAACAGCGGGATCGAGGCCTATTCGACGATCCGCAAGTTCGGCGGCAACGACCCGACCCCGATCCCCGCCGTGCTGCGTCCGCTGGCGCCCGCCAACTTCGTTCGCGTGCAGAATGCTGCGCGCGGCGTCGTCGCGTCGCCGACGAACAACCGGACCGCGATCGGCAGCAACGATGTGGTGCGCGACGAACGCAGTTTCGGCGCGCAGTTCATCGCGTCCTACGATGCCGGGGCCGTCGCGATCACATCGGTCACCGCCTATCGCGACCTGACGGCGCGCGCGAACAACGATGTCGACCAGACGCCGATCCCGTTCTTCGACACCAACATCGCCAATTCGCAGTCGAACCAGTTTTCACAGGAGCTGCGCTTCAACAACAACGATCGCGGCTTCGTCGACTATACCGCCGGCCTCTATTATTTCCGGCAGCATATCGAAGCGCAGATCCTGCAGGCCGGGACGTTCGGGGTATTCCCGGCGAGCACGCCGGTCCGCTTGTCGCCGGTCAACGGCCAGTCGAATTTCGATTACGATACGAAGAGCTATGCCGCCTTCGCGCAGCTGACCTTCAACCTGACGCCGGAACTGCGCCTGATCGCCGGTGGCCGCTACACCCGCGACGAGATCGATTCGACGACCACCGTCACGCGGGTCGCCGGGGTGTGCAACCTGGTTACCTTCCTGTTGAGCGGTGGGCGCAACTGCGTCGGCACGCTGGCCGCGCCGATCACCGCCGCGCGGGGCGTCGCCGGCTTTTCGGGCCGGGCCGGGATCGAATATGCGATCGGCACGGCCAATCTCTACGCGACCTATACCCGTGGCTACAAAGGACCGGCGATCAGTTCGGCGGCCGGGGTCGCGTTCGCGGTCGATCCGGAAAAGGTCGATGCCTATGAAGTGGGCGTGAAGGCCGACCTGCTCGACCGTCGGCTCAGCCTGAACATCGCAGGGTTCATCAACGACTTCCGCGATTTCCAGGCGCAGGTGTTCGATCCAGCGCTGAACGGTGGTCTTGGCAGTTTCCGCACCGGCAATGCCAGCACGCTGAAGACGCGCGGGGTCGAGGCGGAGGCGACTGTGCGCCCGGCGCGCGGGTTCAGCCTGACGGGCGGCGTCACCTATCTCGACACCGAATATGGCGATTACAACGTCGCCTGTTACTTCGGGCAAACGGCGGCGCAGGGATGTTCGCTGCCGGGGCCGAGCTTCAACGCCGCCGGATCGCCGCTGGTCGGTGCGTCGAAATGGACGACGAGCCTGGCGGCCAGCGTCGATCAGCCGGTCGGCGATGCGCTGCGTCTCTTCGCCAATGCCGACTGGCGGTATCGCAGCAGCTTCTATTACGCGATCAACGATCCCAACACGATCCAGCCCGGCTTTTCGGTGGTCAATGCGACCGTCGGGATCGGCGATGTCGATGGCCGGGCGCGGGTCAGCGTGTTCGTGCGCAACCTGTTCGACCAGCGTTATGCCGCCGCGATCTTTCCGGGCAACTTCTCGGCGGGGCAATATGTCCAGTCGTTGCCCGACAACGCATTCCGCCGGATCGGCGCGGCGTTCGAGTGGCGCTTCTGA
- a CDS encoding TetR/AcrR family transcriptional regulator: protein MTMTTAEPSTPTKPVRRTQEQRTADTRAALFAAAVQTIDRLGYAGANNASIADEAGVSRGAITHHFTTRAAFMAEVVHWVFEQETRIFRELMEQAHTGSRVADWPALLWDVFSRPSGVAVMEILVASRSDPELAALVLPMQAEVERTGAANFLQTIGGKQLDMSAIRLVVWAVRGMTMGRTFIGDPQGMENAVALFSRLIDQAVPSGRFEDMAKL from the coding sequence ATGACCATGACGACTGCCGAGCCTTCCACCCCGACCAAGCCCGTCCGCCGCACGCAGGAACAGCGTACCGCCGATACCCGTGCCGCACTGTTCGCCGCCGCCGTGCAGACGATCGATCGACTGGGCTATGCCGGCGCCAACAACGCGTCGATCGCCGATGAGGCGGGGGTCAGTCGCGGGGCGATCACCCATCACTTCACCACCCGCGCCGCCTTCATGGCCGAAGTCGTCCATTGGGTGTTCGAGCAGGAAACGCGCATCTTCCGCGAACTGATGGAACAGGCGCACACCGGTTCGCGCGTCGCGGACTGGCCGGCGCTGCTGTGGGACGTGTTCTCCCGGCCTTCGGGCGTGGCGGTGATGGAAATCCTCGTCGCGTCGCGCAGCGATCCGGAACTCGCCGCGCTCGTCTTGCCGATGCAGGCCGAAGTCGAACGCACCGGTGCCGCCAACTTCCTGCAGACCATCGGTGGCAAGCAGCTCGACATGTCGGCGATCCGCCTGGTCGTATGGGCGGTTCGCGGGATGACGATGGGGCGGACCTTCATCGGCGATCCGCAGGGCATGGAGAATGCCGTGGCGCTATTTTCCCGCCTAATCGACCAGGCAGTCCCGAGCGGCCGTTTCGAGGATATGGCCAAGCTGTAA
- a CDS encoding beta-glucosidase: MMTIRPILAAALVFGCTPAMGQTKDDADARAAATEAQMRQDERTVLTHGLWAIPLIPGVVIPPEAVTGAGYVSGIPRLGVPALFETDASLGVSYIAGLRGDGATALPSGMAMGATWNADLMRRGGAMIADEARAKGFNTLLGGGINLIRDPRNGRTFEYMGEDPLHSGLLGGAAVAGIQSRHVLATVKHFALNAQESGRHVVDSVIGDDAFRMSDLLAFQIAIEEGRPGAVMCAYNRVNGAQACGSNYLLNQVLKRDWRYPGFVMSDWGAVRATDFALAGLDQQSGAQIDKGRWLAAPLAAAAARDPAYAARVRDMNRRILRSIYAVGLDRNPPVKAPIDFAANAAVARAVADEAIVLLRNQNALLPLSKSVKSIAIIGGHADAGVLSGGGSTQVEAVGGPAVSIPMGGEGPLAKYNNQTYAPSSPMAAIRALAPSASVTYRDGRYLTDAVAAARTAEIAIVFATQWMREGADVPDLSLPEGQDALIAAVAAANPRTIVVLETGGPVLMPWLERTPAVVEAWYPGIRGGEAIAGVLFGDTNPSGRLPVSFPASTADLPRPELPYAGDSDAAFAKADAAGQRFPIDYDIEGADVGYRWHARTGRAPLYAFGHGLSYTSFDHSAPAVTAGTKPRARLTVRNTGTRAGRDVPQLYLVSTPGGTTRRLAGFAQAMLQPGEARTLDIAIEPRILADRRDGAWVLRGGRYGFAVGRSASDLGPVTYVTLRERRWN; encoded by the coding sequence ATGATGACGATCCGACCCATATTGGCGGCGGCGCTGGTGTTCGGCTGCACGCCCGCGATGGGCCAGACGAAGGACGACGCCGACGCCCGCGCGGCGGCGACCGAGGCGCAGATGCGCCAGGACGAGCGGACGGTGCTGACGCACGGCCTCTGGGCGATCCCGCTGATCCCGGGCGTCGTGATCCCGCCGGAGGCGGTGACCGGGGCCGGTTATGTGTCGGGCATCCCCCGGCTCGGCGTACCCGCGCTGTTCGAAACCGATGCCAGCCTGGGCGTGTCCTATATCGCCGGGTTGCGCGGGGACGGTGCGACCGCGCTGCCCTCCGGCATGGCGATGGGCGCGACGTGGAACGCCGATCTGATGCGGCGCGGCGGCGCGATGATCGCCGACGAGGCGCGCGCCAAGGGCTTCAATACGTTGCTGGGCGGCGGGATCAACCTGATCCGCGACCCGCGCAACGGCCGTACGTTCGAATATATGGGCGAGGATCCGCTCCATTCCGGCCTGCTCGGCGGAGCGGCGGTCGCGGGTATCCAGTCGCGCCATGTCCTCGCCACCGTCAAGCATTTCGCGCTCAACGCGCAGGAAAGCGGCCGCCATGTGGTCGACAGCGTGATCGGCGACGACGCCTTTCGCATGAGCGACCTGCTGGCGTTCCAGATCGCGATCGAGGAAGGGCGACCGGGTGCGGTCATGTGCGCGTACAACCGCGTCAACGGCGCGCAGGCGTGTGGCAGCAATTACCTCCTCAACCAGGTCCTGAAGCGCGACTGGCGCTATCCCGGCTTCGTCATGTCCGACTGGGGTGCGGTCCGCGCGACCGACTTCGCGCTGGCGGGCCTCGACCAGCAATCGGGCGCGCAGATCGACAAAGGGCGCTGGCTGGCCGCGCCGCTGGCCGCGGCGGCGGCGCGCGATCCCGCTTATGCCGCGCGGGTGCGCGACATGAACCGGCGCATCCTCCGTTCGATCTACGCGGTCGGGCTCGACCGGAACCCGCCGGTCAAGGCGCCGATCGACTTCGCCGCCAATGCGGCGGTCGCGCGCGCGGTCGCCGACGAAGCCATCGTCCTGCTGCGCAACCAGAACGCTCTGCTGCCGCTGTCGAAGTCGGTGAAGTCGATCGCGATCATCGGCGGCCATGCCGATGCGGGCGTACTGTCGGGCGGCGGATCGACCCAGGTGGAGGCCGTTGGTGGCCCCGCCGTATCGATCCCGATGGGCGGCGAAGGGCCGCTCGCCAAGTACAATAACCAGACCTACGCCCCGTCGTCGCCCATGGCCGCGATCCGCGCGCTCGCGCCTAGTGCCAGCGTTACCTATCGCGACGGCCGCTACCTGACCGACGCCGTCGCCGCCGCGCGTACCGCCGAGATCGCGATCGTGTTCGCGACGCAGTGGATGCGGGAGGGGGCGGACGTGCCCGACCTGTCGCTGCCCGAGGGGCAGGACGCGCTGATCGCCGCCGTCGCCGCCGCGAACCCCAGGACGATCGTCGTGCTCGAGACCGGGGGACCGGTGCTGATGCCGTGGCTGGAGCGGACGCCGGCGGTGGTCGAGGCCTGGTATCCGGGCATCCGTGGGGGCGAGGCGATCGCCGGGGTGCTGTTCGGCGATACCAATCCGTCGGGCCGGTTGCCGGTGAGCTTCCCGGCGTCGACCGCCGACCTGCCGCGCCCGGAACTGCCCTATGCCGGCGACAGCGACGCCGCCTTTGCCAAGGCCGATGCCGCCGGCCAGCGGTTCCCGATCGACTACGACATCGAGGGCGCCGATGTCGGCTATCGCTGGCATGCGCGCACGGGGCGGGCGCCGCTCTACGCCTTCGGTCATGGGCTGAGCTATACCAGCTTCGACCATTCGGCACCGGCGGTCACCGCGGGCACCAAGCCACGGGCGCGGCTGACCGTGCGCAACACCGGTACGCGGGCGGGACGCGACGTGCCGCAGCTCTATCTGGTCTCGACCCCCGGCGGGACGACCCGTCGCCTCGCCGGCTTTGCGCAGGCGATGCTCCAGCCCGGCGAGGCGCGAACGCTGGATATCGCGATCGAGCCGCGCATCCTCGCCGACCGGCGCGATGGCGCGTGGGTGTTGCGCGGCGGTCGCTATGGCTTTGCGGTCGGGCGGTCGGCGAGCGATCTCGGCCCGGTGACCTATGTGACGCTGCGGGAGCGCCGCTGGAACTGA
- a CDS encoding TetR/AcrR family transcriptional regulator, producing MTERGEESDMGGRTPQAKRRQISRGTILDAAERLFAAHGRDGVTLKAIAAAADVDAALVRYYFGDKEAVFHEMFERRAVVLNGERHAAMDRMEARCGDAITVRDALDTFLRPMFETAFNRGQGWADFAAIAATINSSRAGGAAVMRDNFDPIVQRFIGHLRRAAPSVPDKVLYRYFDHLTGALTHCIAQTGRIDTLSGGQVLSNDMDDALSSLLTIFDAGFAALQAGD from the coding sequence GTGACGGAACGCGGGGAGGAGAGCGACATGGGCGGGCGAACGCCGCAGGCGAAGCGACGGCAGATCTCGCGCGGGACGATCCTCGATGCGGCCGAGCGACTGTTCGCCGCGCATGGCCGGGACGGCGTGACGTTGAAGGCGATTGCGGCGGCGGCCGATGTCGATGCGGCGCTGGTACGCTATTATTTCGGCGACAAGGAAGCCGTGTTTCACGAGATGTTCGAACGTCGCGCGGTCGTCCTGAACGGCGAACGCCATGCGGCGATGGACCGCATGGAGGCGCGCTGCGGCGACGCGATCACGGTGCGCGATGCGCTCGACACCTTCCTGCGCCCGATGTTCGAAACGGCGTTCAATCGCGGGCAGGGCTGGGCCGATTTTGCGGCGATCGCCGCCACGATCAATTCGTCGCGGGCCGGCGGCGCGGCGGTCATGCGCGATAATTTCGATCCGATCGTCCAGCGGTTCATCGGCCACCTGCGCCGCGCCGCGCCGAGCGTACCCGACAAGGTACTGTATCGTTATTTCGATCACCTGACCGGGGCACTGACCCACTGCATCGCCCAGACCGGACGCATCGATACGCTGTCGGGCGGGCAGGTGCTGTCGAACGATATGGACGACGCATTATCAAGCCTGCTGACGATCTTCGACGCCGGGTTCGCCGCGCTGCAAGCCGGGGACTAG
- a CDS encoding MBL fold metallo-hydrolase, translated as MIHVCATCGTSYERDGGPPGHCAICTDERQYVPRSGQHWTDRERIAARHSNQWREHRPGLFSIETTPRFAIGQRAFLLTSPGGNILWDCIANLDSATTRLITALGGLHAIALSHPHYYTTMQDWAAAFDAPVFVHAADREWVMRPSPYLRFWEGETLDLPGDVRLLRLGGHFPGGTVLHWRGADDMLLAGDILQITPGGDAVSFMWSYPNMLPLPAATVSGIADRIAGIDFDRMYGAFAGQDIETAAKAIVLRSAGRYVACLDPHR; from the coding sequence ATGATCCATGTCTGCGCAACCTGCGGCACGTCGTACGAACGCGATGGCGGCCCGCCCGGGCATTGCGCGATCTGCACCGACGAACGCCAATATGTTCCCCGCTCCGGACAGCACTGGACCGACCGGGAACGGATCGCCGCGCGGCACAGCAACCAGTGGCGCGAACATCGGCCGGGCTTGTTCAGCATCGAAACGACGCCGCGCTTCGCCATCGGGCAGCGGGCGTTCCTGTTGACGTCGCCCGGCGGCAACATCCTGTGGGACTGTATCGCCAACCTCGATAGTGCCACGACACGGCTGATCACGGCGCTGGGCGGTCTTCACGCCATCGCCCTGTCCCATCCGCATTACTACACCACGATGCAGGACTGGGCGGCGGCGTTCGACGCTCCCGTCTTCGTGCATGCCGCCGACCGCGAATGGGTCATGCGGCCGAGTCCGTATCTTCGGTTCTGGGAGGGCGAAACGCTGGACTTGCCCGGCGACGTTCGGCTGCTTCGTCTGGGCGGCCACTTTCCCGGCGGGACGGTGCTGCACTGGCGGGGCGCGGACGATATGCTGCTGGCGGGAGACATTCTGCAGATCACGCCGGGCGGCGACGCGGTATCCTTCATGTGGAGCTATCCCAACATGCTGCCCCTGCCAGCCGCAACGGTCAGCGGGATCGCCGATCGTATCGCCGGGATCGATTTCGATCGGATGTACGGTGCGTTCGCGGGTCAGGACATCGAGACGGCGGCGAAGGCAATCGTGCTCCGCTCGGCAGGGCGATACGTGGCCTGCCTCGACCCGCACCGCTGA